In a single window of the Drosophila subpulchrella strain 33 F10 #4 breed RU33 chromosome X, RU_Dsub_v1.1 Primary Assembly, whole genome shotgun sequence genome:
- the LOC119556684 gene encoding uncharacterized protein LOC119556684 produces MKPDQLNRLIKVNTRMQPWFLRNTSELYESAVRTYYERGFSSHNRHPRTRTENVGPLRRIKRSEPVPSPADIYPRSHVRQADQVANNNSGQLLYTMMQASRPRSISFSAARPYAPAYGQGSVRRADSSSCSSGSSSGSSRTELMVGSLRKSKARRERKRSMHKIRESREEPQLGDMGGMFYARSMSLPPLPTAPGSRSGAMMPPSRQHHMAAMAKSALAQPMGIPRGEGDSLMPVDAALKRRISVLSQLEDGRARTELGHQLRTATPGTGTGNGNGNGSHITGTGRQPSETRLRFQTLGDRIKQFEYIQFADGPVATYAFNRSQRRPVERSSPRSRIEDSMDTTPRRLEVRQQPRQLGFHNVLHANYRQRSQSLESGAVQLMESLSPVSRPETPLGPRGIGGSTRGSSLDSSSRTSLKPSASTATWANILDRNTETFADDLVKRSEANFGYSRSSEETLGDWDGAPGEDRCKYPRSSRSNLTTAETNLVGNANTSKAKGSRTKLRSIEKSKREETSRLTSFNSEHSKATSGSFSQTLSGQDETSRATVAPVRRLQLQQRGPQTSSKADDATTEDLPQVRVKEQVKDKPKKKTSLVSPQRTLQDQPRVTKVISNQVSRSSHRTFFHPPEESDLPAGHPPKKSQHEQQPEKKQKKSQNQDRTSVPHNKGANQLLVASASQVSAYKRAFRTQQQMLKAEILHQQAKHLQPAQKNMQSEVAKQAPKLQSHRGAIPNTNRSTNRPIVRRSTATSGGKAPTLDEGVSKAGAGTRALPTAKTETKGSELKTRGFKGLPMKAAATTATEHFTAKRTAQMTAAKKGTATKTMKKGALAGTGTAGGEGRGGGGGAVAGRRAVTEGTGTTKTRRSALTLAAQQQHSRSGNSLLGFRRETVNRAAASLLPRRDADEPLSQLPLQSQSTSAQQRRQFHFPHPPWRPSY; encoded by the exons ATGAAGCCCGACCAGCTGAACCGTCTTATCAAAGTCAACACGCGAATGCAACCCTGGTTTTTGCGCAACACCAGCGAGCTATACGAAAGTGCCGTTAGGACCTATTACGAACGCGGCTTCAGTTCAC ACAATCGCCACCCACGTACCCGTACAGAAAATGTGGGTCCTTTGCGCAGGATTAAGAGATCGGAGCCGGTGCCCAGTCCCGCCGACATCTATCCGCGCAGCCATGTCCGGCAGGCCGACCAGGTGGCCAACAACAACTCCGGCCAACTTCTGTACACGATGATGCAGGCGAGTCGTCCTCGTTCCATATCCTTCTCGGCGGCTCGTCCCTATGCCCCGGCTTATGGCCAGGGTTCCGTGCGAAGGGCCGACAGCTCGAGCTGTTCCAGCGGAAGCAGCAGTGGATCCTCCCGCACCGAGCTAATGGTTGGATCCCTGCGGAAGAGCAAGGCGCGGAGGGAACGGAAGAGGTCCATGCACAAAATCAGGGAGTCCAGGGAGGAGCCGCAACTGGGGGACATGGGGGGCATGTTCTATGCCCGATCCATGAGCCTGCCTCCCCTGCCCACGGCACCTGGTTCGCGATCCGGAGCGATGATGCCGCCGAGCAGGCAACACCACATGGCGGCCATGGCCAAGTCGGCGCTGGCCCAGCCCATGGGGATTCCGCGTGGCGAGGGGGACTCCCTGATGCCGGTGGATGCAGCCCTAAAGCGGCGGATTTCGGTGCTGAGTCAGTTGGAGGATGGCCGAGCCAGGACGGAACTGGGTCACCAACTGAGAACTGCAACCCCCGGCACCGGCACtggaaacggaaacggaaacggcAGCCACATCACCGGAACTGGCCGCCAACCGTCGGAGACGCGCCTCCGCTTTCAGACCTTGGGCGATCGCATCAAGCAGTTCGAGTACATCCAGTTCGCCGATGGACCCGTGGCCACTTATGCCTTCAATAGGAGTCAGAGGAGACCCGTTGAAAGGAGCTCGCCAAGGAGTCGCATCGAGGACAGCATGGACACCACCCCGCGCCGCCTGGAGGTGAGGCAACAGCCGCGCCAGCTCGGCTTCCACAATGTCCTGCACGCCAACTATCGCCAGAGGAGTCAGAGTCTGGAGTCCGGAGCAGTCCAGCTGATGGAGTCCCTGTCACCCGTATCCCGACCAGAAACGCCACTCGGTCCCCGGGGAATCGGTGGCAGCACCCGGGGATCCAGCCTGGACAGCAGCTCGCGAACTAGTCTCAAGCCCAGCGCTTCGACTGCAACTTGGGCAAATATTTTGGACAGGAATACAG AAACATTCGCAGACGATTTGGTCAAAAGGTCGGAGGCTAACTTTGGTTATTCAAGGAGCTCAGAAGAAACCTTGGGCGATTGGGATGGAGCTCCAGGAGAAGATCGGTGCAAATACCCCAGATCAAGTAGATCAAATTTAACAACAGCTGAAACAAATTTGGTAGGAAACGCAAATACAAGTAAGGCAAAAGGATCGAGGACAAAATTACGCTCGATTGAGAAATCAAAAAGAGAAGAAACTTCGAGACTTACATCATTTAATTCGGAGCACTCTAAAGCCACCTCGGGATCGTTTTCTCAAACACTTTCTGGCCAAGATGAGACCAGTCGAGCCACCGTGGCACCAGTGCGTCGTCTGCAATTGCAGCAGCGAGGTCCTCAGACTTCGTCCAAGGCGGATGACGCGACGACAGAGGACCTGCCACAAGTCAGGGTCAAGGAACAAGTAAAGGATAAGCCCAAGAAGAAGACGTCGCTGGTGAGCCCCCAGAGAACCCTGCAGGACCAGCCGCGGGTGACCAAGGTGATCAGCAATCAGGTGAGCCGCTCCAGCCATCGTACCTTCTTCCATCCCCCCGAAGAGTCCGACCTTCCTGCGGGCCATCCCCCCAAAAAGTCGCAACACGAGCAACAGCCGGAGAAAAAGCAGAAGAAAAGTCAAAACCAGGACAGGACCTCAGTCCCCCATAACAAAGGAGCCAATCAGCTGCTGGTAGCGAGTGCCTCGCAG GTTTCAGCCTACAAGCGTGCCTTCCGCACCCAGCAGCAGATGCTCAAGGCGGAGATTCTGCACCAGCAGGCGAAGCATCTACAGCCAGCCCAAAAAAATATGCAATCGGAGGTAGCAAAACAAGCGCCCAAACTGCAGAGCCACAGAGGTGCGATCCCAAACACCAATCGATCGACAAACCGACCAATAGTCAGACGCAGTACAGCCACTTCGGGTGGAAAAGCTCCCACGTTGGATGAAGGAGTATCCAAAGCGGGGGCTGGAACTCGGGCCCTACCAACAGCCAAGACAGAAACGAAAGGATCGGAACTCAAAACAAGAGGTTTTAAGGGACTACCAATGAAGGCAGCAG CGACTACCGCAACAGAGCACTTCACAGCGAAGCGGACTGCGCAAATGACTGCTGCCAAAAAGGGaacggcaacaaaaacaatgaAAAAGGGAGCCCTGGCTGGAACGGGGACTGCGGGAGGAGAAGGACGAGGAGGAGGTGGGGGAGCGGTAGCGGGACGGCGGGCGGTAACGGAAGGGACAGGAACAACAAAAACACGCCGATCGGCGCTGACGCTGGcagcgcagcagcagcactcgCGTAGCGGTAACTCGCTGCTCGGCTTTCGTCGCGAAACGGTAAACCGCGCAGCTGCATCTCTGCTACCGCGACGCGACGCAGACGAGCCGCTGTCGCAGTTGCCGTTGCAGTCGCAGTCGACGTCGGCACAGCAGCGGCGGCAATTTCATTTTCCCCATCCCCCGTGGCGTCCCAGCTACTGA